The Spea bombifrons isolate aSpeBom1 chromosome 4, aSpeBom1.2.pri, whole genome shotgun sequence genome segment GGGTCGGATGAAAGGGAGTCACGGCTGGGTCGCTGTGTGCGGGGCCACGGCTGCCTGGTGCTAGCCCTGCGTGGAAGGTCGCGGGGCTTTACTGCGTAccatccctgatgcccctcttctctAGGTTCACTTATGTGTGATGGGGATACAGGGGTCCCCCACATCACCCAGTGAGTGTCTCCTTGTTGCCCACTTGCCCCTTGTTACGGGAAGGGTGGAGTTTCCAGGAGCCGTTCTGCCACACGGCTGCATGTTTTGAAGGTATTAGATACATGGAGCCGCCTTCCCCATGTGCAGGTAAATCCGGGGCTCGGAGCCCTGTGTTCTGGGTGGGGTATCAGGAAGGGTCTAATCcccattttctctctctttcagcGGCTCTGCAGGCCACTCGCGCCCTCATGGTGGTCTCCATTGTGGTGGGGATTTTCGGGATAGCGATTTCCACCATGGGCATGAAATGTACCAAGTGTGGCGGGGATGACAAGACGAAGAAGGCGCGGATCGCCATGACCGGAGGCTTCGTGTTCCTGCTTGCGGGTGAGTTACCCCCTCGCCGGGCCACACCTGCTTTGGGACCACACCAGCTGGTTTATAAGAGAGAGGATTTACTCGGTGGACGCCTCCAGTGGAGCTCTGCTCACTAGTCCTGCATAAAAgtgttgagccagaccacaatctCATCAAATGGGTTCTGCCTGCTGCTGTGAACATTAGGATCCTTTGGGGTTCTGTCCCGTACTGGGTCGCCTCGTTGCCCCTGGTTCTGGCAGCTAGCCCGGTGCCGTAATGGTTACCGCTTCCTCCCCATGTGCCGATTTGCCCCTGTGCTGCCCTGTCGTCAGGCTCTGCCATGTTGCTGACCGCTTTCTCTCTCCCCAGGTTTGGCTGCCCTCATCGCCTGCTCCTGGTACGGGAATCAGATCATCCGGGATTTCTACAACCCCCTGACGCCCATCAACACAAAGTGAGTGACAGCCGCATCTGGGGGGCTTCTCCTGGGATGGCCGGGTCCTCTGACCCCTCGGCGTGCATTACCTGCTTCCTAAACGGAGCATCAGGAGATATGGGGGGCAGTTGGAAGCTGAGTGCCGGTGGGGTCGGGAAAGTGTCCCATGATAAGCTTGAGGATGTCGTTGGTGCCACGGGGCATTTAAGAGTATGACACGGTGATGACCCTCCCTCCGTTTGGGTCTCCAAGGGTTGTAGACTCCCTTCTTACCACGTGTGGCAGATTGAATGTTTTGCCCCGTTACTTGCCCCTGACCCTTGTCCTTTGCTTCTAGGTATGAGTTTGGAGCCGGCGTCTTCCTGGGCTGGGCAGGCTCCTTCCTGGTCATACTTGGCGGCGCTCTCCTGGCTTGTTCATGCCCTCGAAGGGGCAGCTACGGAGCCAAAGGTTACCCAAAAGGTGGGGCCCGGTCCAAGGCACCGTCTACCGGCAAGGAATACGTCTGATCCCCGTGACCTGAAGCGGCCCCCTCGGACCCACTTCGGAAGGAGGCAACTGTGACCATGGGTGGACTCGTATGCTTCTGGGCAGAGGGACTGGTGggaagtgtgtatgtgtgggggggCGGTTCTGCTTGGCCCCCCAGCTCCGCCGAGGACTTGCCCGGCTCGTTGTGGCAGATTACCCCACGCTCCTCttggatctatatatatatatatatatatatatatatatatacacgtttatTTTGCGTGGGACTTGTCTATTTTTAGCTCAAACCCTTAACCCACAGACCGTGGCCCCCGAGCCCCCGGTGACGGCCGCTGCTGTATAAATGGCTGCCgtttgctgatttttttattaagctgGGATTTGAAGATGggaattttgtaaataaattttgttttttggaaaatatgCTGTTTTGTCTGTCCTTATATGGAATATACAGGATTTAATGCCCTGTACCGGGGTTGCTAAGGGTTAATGTGGCTGGTGCAGAAGTTGATGAAGAGCCACAGATTTGCCCCTCTGTGGAGCATCTGGCACTGATGtggttaaccctttaactgTTATAACCACATCTGCTGATGGGTCCAGCACAGGTGGGGTTAAAGCTTGATCGATAACGCCTTCATTGCACATCATGACTGAAAAGCTCGACAGCGAACCCGCCGGCGCTGCCCCGGGAGCGACCGCAAGCGCCGTAGCGAGATTCTgcctctcacaagatggcggcgaACACGGAAAAAAAACTCCTCAGCGTGTTTCTCCAGAACTTTCCTGAGAAATCCGCGCGCCCTCTGCAGGtagaatacaggtactgcagccAACCGTGCTGGTCAATGGAGCCCGGCTCACTAATCACTAGTCTGACAAAGGCGGGGAAAGGAGCGTCCGGTTGTCAGACAcgtatatggtttgatgaggtaacATAAACTGCCCCGAAAAGCACacgggggggttgggggggcagATTGACCGGatttggaataaataaaaacaaaaaggcaaaaTGCTGCTTGTACTTCCTGCCCCGTAACCTGCAAAACACATAAACACAAAAAGCATAATAAAGAAATTGGCGGGGCAGAAAATGTATTCCGCAGCaacgggggaaaaaaataaaagttagaaaaagcgccccccccccttcaagTTTTCACCGTAAACTAGACAATTTGATAAAAATGATGCGATCTGAAGGAATTCCTGCCCTGAAAAGATTATTATTTtcgggttcagtaaatgagaggAAAATGTGCGCTAAACCCGAGGAACCGGCCTCGGCGGGTACAAAACTCCCGGTGCTGACGGGGGTAAAAGGCCCTGTCGGGGCAAATATTCTGGGGTTGCTCGAACGCCGTCACGTGTTTAGTCCCCGctatgggggttaaaaagcagagCGGCCCCCCGATTCTGCCCCGTGATCAGGTCCTCAGGCAGTGCGCGCCAAAATTGGGCTCAGGGCAAAGTGTGAGGGAACCCCGGAATTTCTGCCCCAGGTGGGGCTTTAACAGAGAATTAGCTGGGTCTATAAACGTAGCACCCTGGAACCTGGATGGGTTTGAATACAGTCCGTCGGCAGAGGCGCGGGAAGCCCCCACAATGCTCTGCAAGTTACGCAAACATGGCGCCCGAAACGGAAACACTGGCCGCAGGGGGCGTGTTTCTGTCGGCGCCATGTTTGTACACCTGTGTATCATTGGGAGGCTCGTGCGGCGCCATATTGACACTCTCACGAGGCGCCTATTGATGATGTATAATCCTCGCGCTGGTTGTTGCTGTCAGCATGCTGCATGATCTGAGATCGTCCGGGTTCAGCGGGGTTCTGCTAATCACCGGTACCGAACGAGTTCTGGTGTCTCTGGGGGTGTAGTGTGTCATCTGGCACCCAGCGGGTTGGGGTGACTGGGTTATTGGGGTCCGGGTTCCTGGGAGTATGATCAGTCGCTGGGTTCCCAGAGGGGAGATGTTTTTGGCGTAGGGGGTGAATGGCCGCTGGGTTCCCCGGGAGAGTGGGTGTGGGGGGTGACTGGGCGCTGGGTTCCCAGGGAGGGTGGGTGTAGGGGGTGACTGGGTGCTGGGTTCCTGGGGAGGGTGGGTGTAGGGGGTGACTGGGCGCTGGGTTCCCTGGGGGTGGGTGTAGGGGGTGGCTGGGCGCTGGGTTCCCTGGGGGTGGGTGTAGGGGGTGGCTGGGCACTGGGTTCCCCGGGAGGGTGGGTGTAGGGGGTGATTGGGTGCTGAGTTCCCTGGGTGCTGGGTTCCCCGGGAGGGTGGGTGTAGGGGGTGACTGGGTGCTGGGTTCCCTGGGGGTGGGTGTAGGGGGTGACTGGGCACTGGGTTCCCTTGGAGGGTGGGTGTAGGGGGTGACTGGGTTCCCTGGGGGTGGGTGTAGGGGGTGGCTGGGTGCTGGGTTCCCTTGGAGGGTGGGTGTAGGGGGTGGCTGGGCGCTGGGTTCCCTGGGGATGGGTGTAGGCGGTGGTTGGGTTTTCTGGGGTTGGGTGTAGGGGGTGACTGGGTGCTGTGTTCCCATGGAGGGTGGGTGTAGGGGGTGACTGGGTGCTGGGTTCCCATGGAGGGTGGGTGTAGGGGGTGACTGGGTGCTGGGTTCCCCAGGAGGGTGGGTGTAGGCGGTGGTTGGGTTCTCTGGGGGTGGGTGTAGGGGATGACTTGGCATTGGGTGTAATGGGACACAAGTTGCCCCACTGACCCGAGGAGCTTTCTGTTCGCTCTTCATgctgtttccatggtgattgggGGCAGTTTGCCCCGGAGGGGCTCTAATTGTGTTGTTTCCCCTCGGCAGACTCCGCGGCTCACAGCGGCAGAGAGTTACTCTACAGCTTCGTCCTCGCTGCTTTGCAGAGGTAAGTGTGAGACGCCCCGGCCTGTCGGTAAAGTGAGGGTATCCCGGGACGTTCGCTCCGCACTCGTGGGTGAGTTTTGGGGGAGGGGCGCTCTCGCCGGGGGCACAGGTGCGGTGTGTGTCTCGGCTGACGGGTAGGGCCGTTCCCGGGGGCTCCACGTTTCCGGATTGTTCCGGGTTTTGTTTTCCAGGTCGGAGCGGGTCCACGTCTTCGGATTTGAAGTTTCCCGGGAAGATTTTGTGGCGGGTTTCCCGGAGGAGCCGGCGTCCAGGTGAGGCGCTCAGGGCCTGTAGCGGGGGGCTGCGAGTATATACGGGATGACTGAATATAGTGAGACCCCCTTCCCTCCGCTGGCGTCTTCACCGAGCGTCATCTAaacccccctttatctgcagatctggagccgccatcgctgtcagtcatgtgatattttgggtgactttcccggctcaaaccccacactgagctgatgctttatggcagtgctaatgaagtccgttcttccatagactttcatcagtcagagagtccaactgggtgactaagactgagccattccctATTCCTACAGGCAGTATAAGGAGTCAGGGGccgaaaactttatattatggggcaaaaaccaaAACAGTTTGAACCGATGAGTGTGAAAAAcaactttttaaataatattcatcATACaagaagcacttttttttttcttgagattTTCCCAGCATGCCCCTGTTCCCTGTTGGGTGTTCATTTTACTTTGGATTATTTATCTTATAACCGGCGCAGGACTCGGGAGAGGAGGTGGGCTTCATGTGCTTCTGACATCACTGATTCGCTGTGGCGTGGAGGGCGTTATGGGGCAGTCTGCGCAGGATGATGGGGGATGGCACTGCTTATTGCCCTCTTTCCTCCTAGACTTGTCTTTCACGATGGCTTCTCGGACCCCCTGAGGTGGGGAGGAAACCCCCGGTCGCTCACCAAAGAGGATTTCACGGCGGGCCGGATAGTGGAACGCGTGGGGGGCTCTGCATGCGCCGTCACCGTCGTGCTGGACTCGTTGAGCTGGCTCCTGTCTCACTGCCCTCTCACCTCTGTCTGCCGCACCCTGCGCACCCTGTCCCGGAGCCGTGATGAGGCGGGTAAGAGCCACCGCCTCAATGGAGGGGGGGGCGCCGGTCCTTTGCCGCCCTCCGCCCCGGTCCTTTGCCGCCTGTTGGCCGTGGTGCGTCGCCGTGCTGGCTGGACGTTTGCAGAGTATGGAGACGGGTAGTACCCCTAACACTGTCTGGGGCAGGATTGGGGGTTTCCGTGTCAGCAGAGGGTAGTGAAGAGCGGAATCCACTAACCGGTGGCATTGGTAAATTCAGTCGTTTGCAGCAGAATCTGTCTGGCGTAGTGCTAAAGGTTTTCCCCTGCGTGTCCTGCGCATGCTTTGGCGTGTGCTGGTTCCTGTTACATGTTCCTTCCCCAGGGTCCCGTGACATACGTGTGCTGGCGTTCATGCATGCCGATCTGCATCCCGCGGGCGTGTCGGACGCAGTGAGGCTCCTCGCAGACACGGCCGTCCACGTGacggagaggggggagagacaCCGCGTCACCGTCACACACCGGAGGAGGAGCGGGAAGATTGTCATCGCGGTGAGTGACCTCTGACCCCAGAGCTGCtaaaaatattctgaaaacATGAATTTTGGTTCTCTTCCTCCCTCTCTGGGCATCTATTTTTGCCCCTGTAAATACCCCATTAGAGGAGAGGTCAGATGGCTGCACCCTTCTCCTGAACACAATGTAGTCCCGGCAGATTACCCTTAGGGGGCGCTCTGATTGGCTGTCTCATGGAAACGAGTGGCGTTTTTTTACGCAGGAGGAGGAGCTCAGGATACGTGACGCGTTCACTTTGGAAATACTTACCCAGCAAGAAAGTGAGCAAAGCAGACGAAAAGAGGTGCGTCTGAGGGGTCTCCGGGGCACAGGGGGCAGTTATTGGGAGAGGGGCAACTATCAGTGGCTGGAGAAACACTGCGGGGGGGACACGGGAAGTGGCACGGGAAACTGCGGGGGGGGACACGGGAAGTGGCATGGGAAACACTGCGGGGGGACACGGGAAGTGGCACGGGAAACTGCGGGGGGGGACACGGGAAGTGGCACGGGAAACACTGCGGGGGGGACACGGGAAGTGGCATGGGAAACACTGCGGGGGGACACGGGAAGTGGCACGGGAAACACTGCGGGGGGGACACGGGAAGTGGCACGGGAAACAATGCAGGAGGGTACAGTGTGATAGGGGGGCAGTGTGATACAGGAGGGGGGGGATACGGGTAGTATGGTGGGACAGTGTGAtacaggagggagggggggataCGGGTAGTATGGCGGGGACAGTGTGATACAGGAGGGGGGGATACGGGTAGTATTTCGGGACAGTGTGATACAGGAGCGGGGGGATACGGGTAGTATGGCGGGGACAGTGTGATACAGGAGGGGGGGATACGGGTAGTATGGTGGGACAGTGTGATACAGGAGGGGGGATACGGGTAGTATTTCGGGACAGTGTGATACAGGAGGGGGGGATACGGGTAGTATGGTGGGACAGTGTGATACAGGAGGGGGGGGATACGGGAAGCATGGCGGGACAGTGTGAT includes the following:
- the CLDN7 gene encoding claudin-7, whose amino-acid sequence is MANSGLQLLGFVMALLGWIGLIAATIMPQWRMSSYAGDQIITAVAIYQGLWMSCATQSTGQIQCKVYDSLLQLDAALQATRALMVVSIVVGIFGIAISTMGMKCTKCGGDDKTKKARIAMTGGFVFLLAGLAALIACSWYGNQIIRDFYNPLTPINTKYEFGAGVFLGWAGSFLVILGGALLACSCPRRGSYGAKGYPKGGARSKAPSTGKEYV
- the ELP5 gene encoding elongator complex protein 5, with amino-acid sequence MLHDLRSSGFSGVLLITDSAAHSGRELLYSFVLAALQRSERVHVFGFEVSREDFVAGFPEEPASRLVFHDGFSDPLRWGGNPRSLTKEDFTAGRIVERVGGSACAVTVVLDSLSWLLSHCPLTSVCRTLRTLSRSRDEAGSRDIRVLAFMHADLHPAGVSDAVRLLADTAVHVTERGERHRVTVTHRRRSGKIVIAEEELRIRDAFTLEILTQQESEQSRRKEVDPTEKLTFNLRLSDAEREEKASAALPYVFSASKKSSLLRSSTSSAKIFYDPDPEDDVDDEDPDDDLDV